The Theobroma cacao cultivar B97-61/B2 chromosome 2, Criollo_cocoa_genome_V2, whole genome shotgun sequence genome includes the window ATGCAAGTAATCCAAAGCAAAGTCCAAAATTCAAGCAATTATCAACTTCCAATTTCATAGTATCAATTACCATTTCACATAGTTGTGAAGCACTAAGTAGTATGGACAACCAAATCGAAGTGTGCTGTAGCACCAAAGTGGTCAGATACATGATAGTAATCAACTGTGCATCAAGGTGGTAGGACTGTATGAACTACcacaaaaccaaatcaagggTAGGACCATGTCAACTACCAAACACAATCATCTCAAAGGGGTAGGACCTTGTCAACTACCAACGAAACCAAATCAAAGGGTAGGATCATGTCAACTACCTAATCAAGCTAAACATTATGCACATTGGCTAGTGTCAATTGTCACTAGCTACAGGTCCATAACTCATGCAGGCTCCATTGAAACATTTTTATACTATGATTCCATATATCAAAACATTCATTTACAAATGAATAGATAAATCCACTTGCTATCCAAGAAcaaagatttaaataaaataaatacaagTGTACAAGGTTCATCTcaagcaagtatattctcgATCATCAACTAGTCACAAACaaacattgatttttttagaGGTATTAAACACttgaaaggcttgttccccatgctcaaaactaaatacataataacatatttacatattatatcTAGCTTTCTTGAAACTCGCTTGAAACCATTTTTCATGTCACAAAGTTCACCAAAATATGTTGCTATGCAAGGTTGTAAAATAGGCATGCTTAATTatactaaaataattaaaaacactGCATCTACCCATTTCTTGAAACGTGTCTTCTCCTTGTGGCACTTTTCATCGAAAGCTCGACTTCTACAACAATCCCAAATTACTTTAATAGCACCTAAAAATGATATTCGATCATCAATACTCTCAAagttataataaaatgatatttaatcATCAATATTCTCAAAAACCCCTAATTATTTTGGAATACTTCGAATACCCACTTTTAACCTTATTTAATCTTCACTTGTTTCCAATTATTTTCACCAAACTTTCATCCAAACTTCATACACATTAAGTAAATAACTTATTTTACCTATTTTTCCTCATTGGTAAGCTTCTAGTAGAGAGATCTAGCCAAATCTTGAAAACCTAGAAAAATTTCTAgcttttaaagagagaaacaaaatccatcaaaaTCAAGCTTTTAGGAGTGAAAATTATTACATTTAGCCTTTAGAATCCAAGATATTTTGATGGATTGAAAAGTAggaaatttgagagaaaatgggtTGTAGAACAAAGGAATTGGTGAAACATGAAGTAAGTTTCAATTTTAAGGCTTTTAAACCAGTTTGAAGCTAAATAGGTAACCTAGGATCGACTATGGAGAGTCTATAGTTGATCTTGGACTAGTAGGTTTGATATTTTATCCATTTCCCCTTCACAAGATTGACTATAAAAGGTCTATAGTCGATCCTGGATCAGAATGTCTTTTTTTGCTCAATTTTCCTTCACAAGATTGAATATAAAAGGTCCATGTCAATCCTGGAACAATAGGTTGGTATttcctctattttttttcttcctagGATCGACTATAAAGGGCTTATAGTCAATCCTTGGCCAGAACCCTTGCCTCCCCCTACTTTTTATTTCACAGAATCAACTCTCTATGCATTGGGATCGACTTTCAAAGTTCAGacttgtgaaaattatttcttttaaggcTTAATCTCATCATAAATCTCTTCCACAACCTCGAACCATTCATATAACATGAAATCCTCACATATAAATATCCAAATATATCATCAGAAGTCAAAATCTCAATTAGACTTCAAACCATATAGTTCACCATATTCAAGCTCTGAGATTTGCAGTCTAAGTGCCACAATTATCATTCTTATCTCAACTCATCAAGAATGCTTAATATCCAATCATGTACTCATCACCCAGATTTAAATCCTCATTATGCTTTATGTCATATAATATACAAATCAAAACTTAGCATAATTTGCAATAGGCATCATATTTATCAAGGTGCCAAACAATGCACTATACCATTCATATGCCCAACATATGTACAACATTAGTTTGAGCCTTTACATGCTTGTATATCATATTCATTGCTCTATAGATATAAGCATATCCTTAAGCTTTTAAACATATACaccaaaaattcaatttagcTCATCAATTGGCTTGGTTCACCTTACAtaattcataccaaaaatcgAGGGTGTTACACAAAACctgcaaaacaaaaagaatatttattattattttttttgaaattaacattatcatataacatttttatatatgttttgatcAAGGGTCATAAAGAGGAGCTTAGGTTGCATTCCAAAAGTTGGCATTGGTGTAGGATAATCAAATAACCTTGTGGTCCACAATgagtaattaaatttataattcttttttgactaaaaatatgtCATTGTTAATAATAGATGATTGATGATGAATGGTGGTCCTCATAAAAAACCAGCATATGTGACTATCAAACAAAGGTATGGCCTTTCATTAAAATGTTTCCCTAACATTGACTTTAACTTCTTTGGTGTTTCAATGGAAGATTGAGAAAACATCAATAGTTGTCTACATGTTCTACTTTTGGTATTTTCTCAATCTTCCATCGAAACACCAATTACTCCAACATTTCAAACTTTATGATTTTAGTGCAATGCAatctttaataatataaaaataactctataaaatattaaaaaaatttataaaaggagaatttaaatttaacttttacaGAGAAGATAGATTAATGTACGTATTATgcaattaaataatcaagtaatAGCCAAGGGTAGtttccatcattttctctaataggctcacagaagaaagttttatgatattttaatgtctaaataggcataaaaccgcataaatgatgtgtaatgatgaaaacatgaagaaaactaaaagtttcaataattttcataataggggtaaaatggtcatttttcatctcgagtcaaaatttttaagttttcatgaacccgaacatttctagaccattatggaccttctcctagtgtcaaaggagtaaaaagattgcataaaagattggaggagaataagctaatttgtggaggggcattttggtaatttaagtggagtggataagtttggctataaatatcttctccttccaatagcttcttgaatttccagcagcttgtcttcttcttatttttccaTCTCatgttgcttccaacctccatggaagcttgatatggagcttgcataattttctctctctagctctagttttcatacttttgtgcccttttgactagaacccttatattttttcactctctcacttcaaaacccttgataaatcttatttccatactttctctcactagttgggcattctagagagagaaagagagaattaccccatttgtttggaaactattggaagagaattcaactataaagaaaccctagggtgagtgatgaaccaagcttgatttttagctgtgaataagggctagtaattgggattatgagttgttttattgttgagtatgttcattccttttatagtgattaagatagtgaacatagatagccatttaaagtggcaattgaagCTTGCTAAGGGATAGCGTTTAGGGTTCATAAGTATGAATTGACATTATggtaatgttaatttgatggtaggttctaacgaagccccatcaccccaattggatcattagggaaATTAGAATCAGCTAAAGACTCAACAACATACCGATGAGTgaactgccttcaaaacttgtattgggaaatataatgtatttgccacacatttgaatgaattatcaagtttttcataaaaacaagtgccttggaaacaagcttttgctaaatggttttatgttgtgatatgtgattgctatggcttcatgcactattgcaatatgatgatatatatatgtgtgcgttgtgcatgatgattgatattgtgtatgatgactgtaaccgtgtgtgtgcacgatgtggggagATGCACATGCTGGTAATGATGGTGGTgtgagagatggatgatgatagtgcttgtgtgcacgatgtggggggatgtacacgatgtcactaattgtgcacgatgtgggggaatgcacatgatggCGCCTATTATATGCATGATGTGAGGGGATGTAGATGAgtcgggtgtgattatgatgatatggatgttatttatgtatgtatgcatatctttacttatgaaatgaaagagtatgaaaatgatatatgattgaaatgtatgtgaaacttgatacattgcactttggggatttcatgtgtttcatgttgtcGGTGTCATTTTAACAGGATGGCTATTATTGAGGGAATGGAAATCTTGTTCATGTTGCTCtgttctcgctgcaacgaaattcattctcattgcagcaagaaactctcaagttttTGAGAGCCTCTCTAGTTTGGTTCTCGTTGTAgcaaaaatgcattctcgctgcagcgagaaaggtactgtagcttctcgctgcagcgagaaacattctgttttgggatcaaaatttcaatgcagcaaaaaaatttctgttttgtttcctttttggttCGGTTGCTGctccattttccatttctttggtaccatagttgagcttGGACTTTCAACAATAAGGAATAagtgaattaagtttaaaatgagtaggtttggtgagaaaccctcagccaGTGGAGgaaccctcgttcggctaataacttaatcccaacgtTGCTGCagtaaaaattcattctcactgcagcgtagctgcagcgaagattcgttgtcgcaTTTGACTTACTTGTGTATCATTGAagccttcatttttcaaattatttgttatGTATAAGTTCATCATTACCAagtgattaattatttaagggtttaatgaggggttttcaatatgaatgaaattaaattgcattgttttaaaacaagtgcattatgattttaaattctctctTATGGTtgtttgttcccttccttgttcactcactgggtttatactcactgttttcaatttcatgttttcagatcacgaggcagccggtaactaggacgaggtgtcctcgtagatttgtatccatcttttagtaggtgtctcggcattcagtagctgtacattcgtccgagtctctctgctggaagtcgagtattcttttgttgtgtatagacaaacctaatgtaaattattaaaatacacATTATAAAcgatgtatatacacttgtttggtatgctagtatgaggtggcaatgtttaatattattttgattctaagttatgaaatgtgacttatcagtttatgatggaatgatgaccATATCAGATTAATAgacttgcttgggcttagtggactacgtccattgggcccatgcgccggtcatggtcTGAAATTTTGGATCGTGATATTTCTTAACACCATATATCTTTTGCACTTAAACATTTAGCTTATCTACTcaaagatttatattttttaaataattttttttcaattaagtctataaacattttaattttgttcgATTTAGTTCCTATATTATacttttttattcaatttaatctttatgatatgacatatatttttttaaaattttttttcttaatttgccATATCAACAATGCCACATGGCATTGCCATGTGGCACTACCACGTCAACATTGGCACGTGGTATTGTAACATCATGATATCAATGTCACATGGCACTGTCACACCAGTATTGAAGTCATCACCTCTAATAGTAAAATTGGGACAGTGTTAGAGGAAAGactaaattatttcaattacTAAAATTCAGAGACTAAATTGatcaaattttgaatataaaaactaaattaatgaaaatgtatgagtataagggactATGTGGATAATTTAACCATTTAAACACcgttgaaacaaaataaattcgttaaaaaatatgaaaaaaattcgcAACTCAGTAGCGGACCATTTCCCCGCCAATTTCCTATCTGCTTCAACGTTTGGGCGCGCTTTTCCTATCAGCCCTACGGTTTATTTTTGGGAAACAAAAAGGatttatcccaaaaaaaaataaaggaagaaaacgcCGTTTGTAAGAGAAGAGGAAATAAACCCGAAATAGGAAAAATGCAAGTAGTTCGCTGTCATAGGAGATCCAGTTCCAATGACGTCGTCGTTTCCACTCTTCCTCTGTACCGATCTGCCCCTCCACTCGAAGTCCGTCTTGAAGATTTCGAGCTTTTTGCCATGGATCGACTCCGAGGTATCCTATTTTCCTTTGCTAAAGCTTTAATTcgtcaaaaacaaaaaaattctcatACGTACATCTTGggtatttgtaattttttggACTAACTGGTTTTTTACTGACGAAGTGATACTTAATCAGTAAAGAAGAGGAATAGAAATGATCGGATTCAGTGTTGTGATGGTTCTGTACCGTTCAATTTCTCCTGGAGTGAGAGAAGATAGGGTTTTTGAGTACAAGTTTAGCTATTTCTATTAGGAGCTTAACAAATATAGTTGAATGGCATGTTGAGCTCTACGAAAgtatcattttttgtttttgtgttatctaatttcttttaattgctCGATGCAGTTCTAAAAGGCATCTCCGATGGATTATCCCGTGGAAAAAAACCTGAAGAAATCGCAAAATTGGTAATACTATCCACTTGgtatttacatattttttgacaaatttgttttgtttcgCTGTCCAATTTAACATACTGGATTTGCTTAGGCAATGGATCACTGGAAAGCAAATATGAGATATCCGCAGGCAACTGAGGATGTAAACAAGGATAACATATCACACTTTGTCCTTCGTCTTGTGTATTGTAGAACGTAAGCTGGTGATATTCTTGATGTCattcgttttttttttctaatctttttaatttattaataacaataattgtcattttatttatttgttatggTTAGCGAGGAGCTAAGGAAATGGTTTTTGTCCATGGAGACTGCTCTCTTTCGCTACCGTTTTCATTCTGAAAGCTCTGAGGCACAGGTAGCACATGCTCATTCTTTTTCAGTGTTTGGTTTTCTGGTTTATTGAGCACATTCTTATTGCTTGTATGCTGATGTTATAGAGGGCACTGATGTCTGAGTTTAACCTTCCATACAAGGCAGTCAGCAATGCAGAATTTGAGGTAATCATGCTCACTCTTTCTAATTCTTTAAAGCTACTTGTTTTGAGCAAGATGCAATTGCATAACCTTGTTGTGATAGTACACATGGTGCCTTCTTAATTTtgtctaaattttaatttcctaGTAACTGGAGCTATTTTGTTTCTTCGCAGAGTGTAAAGGATAAATTAGTCCAAGTTGCTCGTTCTATGGGTCAGACTTTACTTCCTGGTATGAGATTACTGACTGGCTTCATTGGCCATTCCTTAGGGGGAAGGCATAAGTATCTCTGTCTTATTACGTTCCTTCTCATCTCGCATAAAGTCATTTTGTTATGAATGACATTTAAGTTTGGACCATGTTAATTTCTAAATCTGTACATTGTAGATGTGTTAGTTTCTGATGGTTACAATGCTAGAacttcagttttttttttttattatcatttttataatgGGCAGGATACCATGAAACAAGGATATGAGAAAGAATTCTCTGGAATATTATAAACAGAGTTCAACAAGGAATGATTAAGGTGGGTAGATTAGGCAATAGTGGAAAAATGAAGCTTAAAATAAAGttactaatttgaaaatttaacaagCTAGTAATATACTAgtattttcttcatatatcaGCAAGCTGGTGGAATCTAAAGATGATCTTGCTTGAATCTCAAGTGATTCAATCAGCATTGAATAGGGTAATGGTTTCATACAGCATTGGTTTAACATCTATTGTTAGATGTACTGCtagttataaaatttttccatGCCATTGAGGATTATCTCTTGGAATGCTCTCATTTGACTGGTATATCTTTTCCGTTATAATCTGGCTTGACCAAGCATGAAAACAAACAGCAACAATAAGTTTTATGTGTTATGGAATTTTTAATAtgtcttctttattttcaaacaCTTGAAATTTCTCTCCTGTGAGGTTCAATATGAAGCTTAAGCAAATCTTGATTGAAATTATCACTTCTTATATTTTTGACTATTATGCTTGGGTTATATCAATCTGTTTGGCTTTAGAAGGAAAATGATGAGGCAGATAAAGACTTTCAATGGCTGCTTCTGTTTCATTTTGCTCCAGAATGCACTCAGTAATTGATTTCCTGTAGATAATTTAGGTTTTCTTGAaaacattcattcattcctctCATTATGTATTCTTGTCTTGGTCATAAAACTATAATTACCAGTAACTAAAAAAGGTTTTCTCTGATCCTTTGTCTATGTTGTGAttagattttctttctttttttatcctCTTTGTTTTGCAGCTGATGCGATATTCTACAAGGTACACTTGTGTTTTCTTGATGCTTCTTCTACATGTCAAACAATTGCAGTGGTAGCTTAtctttgagaaaaagaaatgtctAACATGATTTGATACAGGAAGTGATCTCCCATAGCTATGTGTTGATTTAATGTAATTAACCTATGTCCATGGCAATACAGTTAGATTGCTCTGGTCCATTGACTCATATACATggatagaaaaagaaagagggaaGGATTAAACAATGTTAAATCTAATAACATTTTGGGTTGGTGATGTGTATTCAGAGAGAAGACTGATGGTCTCATAGTCAGTCTTCTTAGGCCCTGGGTTATTCCTTCGATTGAAACCTGATATAGTTGCTAGTTTTACCTGACTCATTTGTATGTGCTTCTTCCCCATGAAGGTGCCATTTGAAGAAGTTTCAGAACTTGTAGCTGGTCGTCGAGTGTtcatacataaagggcatgcATATGTTGCTATGAATCAGGTAATTGTTATCATTTTCTACTAATCTTTGAATCTTAccttaaaaatattgaatataaTCAACATGAATTAACATTTGTACTTGCCATCTCTCACTTCTCCTAATCTGTATAATCTTTCCAGGTGGTTTCTCTTGTTGTGACTCAATTTCGAAGTAATCTATCGAAGGCACTCATTTTAACAAACAGGTTTTCCTTTTTGTCTATCCAAATCTCCAGAAAGTGCCACTAAAATATGTTTTGAACGTATGCATTGGTCTTTTTCAAGCAATGAATATCTCTGCTGTATGTTAGGATTGGTTTGCCAACTTGATCTAGAACATCCTGCATATATCCCAGATTTCATTGGCTGAAATGCACATCATAGCAGACACAGTTTACATGACAATTTGTTACCGCAAAGCAATTTTTAGAATTACATGCATATTATGCATGTTGTCATTATTAGTTGGTGATATGTTTCATGCTGATGACTAGAACTGTTTATTATGGGATATATTCCATGCTGCCATCATAATCTCCACATTCACCAGAAGCAGTGACACTATTATGCTTGCTATCATCATCATTCTGGTAGGCAGCAAGCAAATTTTTTGGTGCACAACACTTTAGTCTCACTCTTTGTCATAACCCCAAATACAAAGGAACATGCCTGGCATTTTCTTTCATGGATTGTCATAATGCATCTTCTTAGTATGTTCTAGTTCAAGTTTATTACCAGCACGCAGCTGCTGAGATGCATCatactcatttctcttgtGCTGAAACATTGTAATCATATTCTTTAAAGGAAGAAAGTTTATGTAGTACATCCAAGTTTCTGCTGAGaacttcttttccttttgccTCTTGTGCAATTTTTTGTTTGTCcataaaattaagttttaagGTATTTATTGAGTTTCAGAACTTGCAATTTTGCTTGCAGAAAATGGACATCTACCATCAGAGAGCAAGAGAAGGATCGCCTGACTCCAGTGAGTATTGGAGTCTGAACCTTTTTactgatttttttgtttgattttgaccATTTTCTGTTTCTTGAGCTATTGTTTAGATTGTGGAAGCCCTATGCACAAGCTATCTGGGGCCTGACTACTCTCAGGTGCCTATATATCATTGTATCAGCTCATCTACTTTCCTTTGATTATAGGTGTTTTATGTTTAAGCTTAATTTTCTACATTCTTTTGGCTGCATTCTTAGCCAAAAGAATTTGCAGAGATATCTATTAAGGACATTGATCAAATTGCAAAGACTTCATTTCCTCTCTGTATGAGACACCTATTTGAAAAGGTAAGAAATTGGATTGTGCAAGTTGTCATTATCTTCAGTTTTctctgctttctttttttctaagaaaaataattctgCTATATCTTTCACTTTTCAGGTTAGAGAGGATCATCATTTAAAGCATGGAGGAAGGATGCAATTAGGTCTTTTCTTGAAGGTTATACTTTACTACTTGCATGAATTTGTCTTCCGGGTAGTTGCCTGTAACAGTAACATTATAAACATGTAATCCTGGGAAATCAGATAAAGTCATAAAAGCATGGTACTCCTATCTTATGGCTAGATATGCATCAATGCTTGCATTAatgcttgttttaaaacatcTTGTTTGTGTGTGATGTGAAGCATCTAACCTAAAGCCAATTGACAATAGGTGGAGgttcaatttcaattaaatgTTGCTGCAAACTCTGAACTTAACTTATATGTGGTCAATATTAACTACAGAAACAAGTGGGCCTAATGCTTCGACAACAAATAAGGAGCAAACAACATAACTAATGGGGCATCAGACAACTTAAGCTCTGATAACATGCTAAGCatccaacttaaaaccaatGGCCAATAGCTGGAGGGGccattttctatattttgaACTTAGGATACTCTAAACTTAATCAATGTGGAATTTATTGTCAACACTTAAGATGTGAAAACATATAGGATTTGCATGCTTAATGACTTATACAAGATTTGACACTATACGTCCACAAGATAAACCTCTTTTGACACTGCTTTCTATTTGTgacttgaatttgattttgagtacTGAAAGTTCGTAAGAATTGCATAATctctttatccttattttcccTTTGCTTCCCATTATGTTGTTTAGCAAAAAGGTAAAGCAACTACGAATAATGACAAGCTTAGAGAACTGCAAATATTGCTTGTTGATAAATCATAACATGTTCTCTTAAATGTGATTCCTCTATTTTTCGTGGTTctctttgtctttttttttcctttcgtCTGCTCAGGGTGTTGGGCTGAAGGTTGATGATGCGCTAGCATTTTGGAAAGCTGAGTTTGCACAAAAGGTTAGTGGTTTGTGCACAAGTATTTTGTTACTGTATTTATTGTGCCATggtattttatttaccttctAGTTGTCACTTTCTTTATCCTTGGTATTTCATTGTCAACAACAAGcaggaaaagataaaaaggaaaaaagaaacatttaACCATGGGCATTTGTTACAAATATTATTTCCATATTACACTTGCTGCTTTAAGTCTGGAAAGTCTGTCTCATGCATGGAGGGTAATTCCCCTCTTCCCCTCTCCATAACAAATATCTAATATAGTGGTAGtttttgtttagttttaatGTCTTACGATGCCTTGTTTCTTGCAGCCCACACAGTGGCTACTGGTTAATTAACAATGAatcattttcttcttgtaGGTTGGTGCAGAGAGGTTTGACAAAGAATATGCATACAACATACGCCATAATTATGGAAGAGAAGGGAAGAGAACAGTAAGATACCATCTTATCCTTATTTGAAAGTGGGATATGTATCAACATTGGATTAGCAAAGGGTATTTACAATCACTTCAGAAACAGTAGAAGTTTATTtaccattaattttttatttacggGTTCTGAGGTTTTTCgcctttttcttcatctttggAACTTGAGTATGTGTATGATCatgttttgttataattatttgatggTTATGGCAGGATTATACACCTTATTCCTGTCAGAAAGTTATCTTGTCAACTCCTGGTGTTGGAGACCATCATGGCTGCCCCTATAGGCATTTCAGGTCAACATCTCAACcagctttctttctttaggACAGTTAGCTAGGTTTCATGGGAATGGTGTTCCTCATAGAAAACTTTGTTGGATAGATTCCTTTGATTGAATTATAatggttttgtttttcctcTTTCAAACAATTTAACTTGGTTAAGTATCACAAGGATTAGCAGTGGCCATTAGCAAATAGTTTTTATAGACCTCTCTGATTTTTTCACCAAGTATATTATCTTGAACATCTCAAATGCATCTCCAGACATGCTAACTTGCTAAGTAGAcacaattaatataaaatcattgcTTGTTATGGATATGCTATCACTGCATTCCAGCCCTATGGTGCTTCATTTATTGGCCAtcttttttaacttcatgacATTAAAAATGCTTAGAGAGGCTCAATTGATGGAAGTTAAGCAACCATTTCTTtcaactttcttctttaataTAGGAAATTGAATAGTTATTTAACTTTAATCTTTAAGGTGTTTCTTGTTTAAGATGTGGCTGGGATGAAGAAATGTGACTTAAAAAGCTACTCACTTTGTAAATAGCATTGCTAGAAGTCAATCATTAATGTGTTTCCTGGTTTTGTCACTGCCTGGGCACTGAATTTTGTTTACAGCTTTAGCTTTCTTCTCACTAACTGTGTCTagaaattgattaaattttatcctaTCTTATGCTCATCTGAAATTGTTATAGGAGTATTAGCTATCTCCTTTTGGCTTAGATGTTATATTAGCTATCGGGTTTATGTGGCTacagaaatatttttttccttttagtaGATCTCTCATTAGCATTCTTCCACAGCACAAGAACTCCTTTATTTCACAGCAGTTAAGGCCAACATGTCTTGTTCCTCCCATGCCATATCCTAGCCAAAACTTATATTTGTCGCGTTGCATTTCTGCACATGTAATGTAAGGCATCTCTATTGATGAAGGATGTAGAGACATTACCAGTGGTTTCATGCTCACCATCTACCAGAAAATCATTCTTTTATAATGATCATATACAAGTGGTCTAGATGAAGCCACTTAGCACTTGAGTCTCTTGAAATAGTTTTTGTAAATTTGTAAAAACTCCTGATTTCTCCATTTTAGATAAATTCAAAGCATCATATTTCCTTTtcaccttttattttttatctaaagcTAATTACACGGATGAGGTTTAACCAATTTGAACTCCAAGACAACAACGGATGATAAATAGATTTAGATGCCTGAATTTGCATTACTCTAAATCAATTTATCGGTCGTATTGCAAATGCTTGAATTTTTTGATAGTATAGTTTAACTAACCATAGAGGCATGTTTAGTAAGTTGTACATGTTATATTGCTTGCTATTTTGACATGACAGTGAGGAGAATCTAAGGGCCGCACTTGCAAGAATGGGAGTTGGCAGTCGCATAGTGGAGGATGTAATAGACAAAGCGCGCAATAGGCATTATCAGGTCATAAGATTGCCAACTGTCTTTAAGCTTACTCTGACTTGTTTTAGGTTATTGTTCTATAACTGTGAGCAATGGTAAATTGTGCGCAGTTGGCATGTACCTTAACATTTGAAGCTGTTCATGGCTCATCATGCGACGCGGGTATCAATCATCCCAACCAATATTTCATTGAGAGCCAAAAGATCCTGCAATCAAAGGTAGATGCTCTATTGTCTGATTCATGCTATATATCCAGATCTACTGTCTGACCCATTTCTCCTTTACCATTGCCAGAATGGTTCTATGGCACAATAAATATGTTAACCAGGCAGACAAGGATATCCAGTATTTTACCtacaacctttttttttttttgtaatattatGTAAGTATCCCCTATCTAATAACcgttttaattttgttttcgtTCAACTCT containing:
- the LOC18608946 gene encoding probable DNA primase large subunit; this translates as MQVVRCHRRSSSNDVVVSTLPLYRSAPPLEVRLEDFELFAMDRLRVLKGISDGLSRGKKPEEIAKLAMDHWKANMRYPQATEDVNKDNISHFVLRLVYCRTEELRKWFLSMETALFRYRFHSESSEAQRALMSEFNLPYKAVSNAEFESVKDKLVQVARSMGQTLLPADAIFYKVPFEEVSELVAGRRVFIHKGHAYVAMNQVVSLVVTQFRSNLSKALILTNRKWTSTIREQEKDRLTPIVEALCTSYLGPDYSQPKEFAEISIKDIDQIAKTSFPLCMRHLFEKVREDHHLKHGGRMQLGLFLKGVGLKVDDALAFWKAEFAQKVGAERFDKEYAYNIRHNYGREGKRTDYTPYSCQKVILSTPGVGDHHGCPYRHFSEENLRAALARMGVGSRIVEDVIDKARNRHYQLACTLTFEAVHGSSCDAGINHPNQYFIESQKILQSKNGSMAQ